Proteins encoded by one window of Arachis hypogaea cultivar Tifrunner chromosome 1, arahy.Tifrunner.gnm2.J5K5, whole genome shotgun sequence:
- the LOC112700166 gene encoding UDP-glycosyltransferase 84B2-like has product MGVNVIVISLGLPSHIRVVSNVAKRLISKGVHHVTIVTTEAARHSILRNNPSSQTSNISFEFFSDGLSLDNNRSNPEEVINSLETEGSKNLSSLISDLKKVQDYSCMIIGPIFHWAINIAVEHGIPCALLWIQASAVYSICYRYFKGIDEFPNMEDLNENMHLPGFPTFQVRDVHSFILPSTPETLRKVFIDLFKSIDKVKWVMGISIYEIEEEIVKSMASLTPIYPIGPLVSPILLGEKETDNAAKDSCIEWLDDKPPSSVIYVSFGTLVVLSKKQIDNLAMALKNSNMPFLWVLNPFNNEGDAEEMLPEFLEDTKERGLVVKWCQQDRVLMHPSIACFVSHCGFNSMIETILAGVPVVGFPFYSDHPTDAMLITNVFGNGVRVKCGEDGVTSAPEFERCIWEVTHGPNAKEIKKRALEVKELAKKAAQEGGSADKYIKQFISEITK; this is encoded by the coding sequence ATGGGAGTGAATGTTATTGTGATTTCATTGGGTTTACCAAGTCATATCAGGGTTGTTTCAAACGTTGCTAAGCGCCTTATTTCGAAGGGTGTTCATCATGTTACCATTGTAACCACAGAAGCAGCACGCCATAGCATACTAAGAAACAATCCAAGTTCACAAACCTCAAACATTAGCTTTGAGTTCTTTTCCGATGGTCTTAGCCTTGATAACAATCGTAGTAATCCAGAAGAAGTAATAAATTCTCTTGAAACAGAAGGCTCCAAGAATCTATCAAGTCTCATCTCTGATCTTAAAAAGGTTCAGGACTATTCTTGTATGATTATTGGCCCAATCTTCCATTGGGCTATAAATATTGCCGTTGAGCATGGTATTCCTTGTGCACTACTTTGGATCCAAGCTTCTGCCGTTTACTCCATTTGCTATCGCTACTTCAAGGGCATTGATGAATTCCCCAACATGGAGGACCTGAATGAAAACATGCACTTACCAGGATTTCCAACATTTCAGGTCAGAGATGTTCATTCTTTTATTCTTCCTTCTACCCCTGAAACCTTGAGAAAAGTTTTCATTGATTTATTCAAATCAATTGACAAGGTGAAATGGGTCATGGGGATCTCTATTTATGAGATTGAGGAAGAGATAGTAAAGTCCATGGCTTCGCTAACCCCTATTTACCCAATTGGACCACTTGTTTCTCCAATTTTATTGGGAGAAAAGGAAACTGATAATGCTGCTAAAGACTCTTGCATAGAGTGGCTAGATGATAAGCCACCTTCCTCTGTTATATATGTGTCATTTGGAACCTTGGTTGTGTTGTCCAAAAAGCAGATAGATAACTTAGCCATGGCTTTAAAGAACAGCAACATGCCATTCTTATGGGTGCTTAACCCATTCAATAACGAAGGTGATGCCGAAGAAATGCTGCCTGAGTTTCTAGAAGATACCAAAGAGAGGGGTTTGGTGGTGAAATGGTGCCAGCAAGATAGGGTTTTGATGCACCCTTCTATTGCATGTTTTGTGAGTCATTGTGGGTTTAACTCCATGATAGAGACTATCCTTGCTGGGGTGCCAGTTGTTGGTTTTCCATTTTATTCTGACCATCCTACAGATGCCATGCTTATAACTAATGTATTTGGAAATGGGGTCAGAGTCAAGTGTGGTGAAGATGGTGTTACTAGCGCTCCAGAGTTTGAAAGGTGCATTTGGGAAGTCACACATGGACCCAACGCTAAAGAGATTAAAAAGAGGGCACTGGAGGTGAAGGAGCTGGCAAAAAAAGCGGCACAAGAAGGTGGTAGTGCTGATAAATACATTAAACAATTTATCAGTGAAATTACTAAATAG